CTCGCGCTTGGCCAGGGCCGTATCGACCAGGGGATCGGAACCGGCCACGTACGCGCCGATGTTGATCAGGTCGCGGTTGTCCTCGAGCGCCTTGAGCCAGCGCATGAGTTTCGTGCCGGCGGCGCGCACCTCCGGCGCGACGACCTCGTTGCGCAGGCGCGAGATGCTGCCGAGCACGTCGACGGCCGGGTAGTGCCCTTCTCGCGCCAGGTCGCGGCTGAGCATGATGTGGCCGTCGAGGATGGAGCGGACGGCGTCGCCGATCGGGTCGTGGATGTCGTCGCCCTCGATCAGCACCGTGAAGAAGGCCGTGATGGCGGCCTCGGCGGAGCAGCCCGTCCGCTCGCACAGCTTCGGCAGCATGGCGTAGACCGACGGGGTGTAGCCCTTGGTCGTGGGCGGCTCGCCGGCGGCCAGGCCGATCTCGCGCAGCGCCATGGCGTAGCGGGTGACCGAATCCATCAGGAACAGGACGTTGCGCCCCTTGTCGCGGAAGGCCTCGGCGATGGTGAGGGCCGTCTCGGCGCCCTTGATGCGCAGCACCGCGTTCTCGTCGGAGGTGACCACCACGACCACGCTGCGGGCGAGGCCGTCGGGTCCGAGGTCCCGCTCCAGGAACTCGCGGACCTCGCGGCCCCGCTCCCCGATCAGGGCGCAGACGATCACGTCGGCCTCGGCGTTGCGGGCCAGCATGCCCAGCAGGACGCTCTTGCCCACGCCGCTGCCCGCGAAGATCCCCAGCCGCTGTCCCTTGGCCATCGTGACCAGGCCGTCGATCGAGCGCACCCCGGTGGTCATGGGCTCGGTGATGCGCATCCGCGTCAGGGCCCGCGGCGGGTCGGCGCGCACCGTCCGCTCGCGCAGGTGGGCCAGGGCCGGCCCGCCGTCGATGGGCGTGCCGAGCCCGTCCAGGATGCGCCCGAGCAGGCGCTCGTCGGCGGGCACGGTCAGCGCGTTGGCGACGACCACGGCCTTCTGGCCGGGCGCGACGCCGTCCATGGTGCGGTAGGGCATGGCGACGGCGCAGCCGTCGCGGAAGCCCACGACCTCGGCCAGGACGGGCACGGCCGCGCGGCCGACGTCGATGCTGCACACGGTGCCCACGGCGGCGGTCAGGCCGAGGATCTCGACCGACAGGCCCTTGATGCCCGAGACGGTGCCGTTGCCGCGCACCGAATCGGTGCGACGCACCTTCTTGATGGTCTCGGCCCAGGGCAGGCTCACGTCTCGTCCCCCGGGTTCTCCTCGGGCGGCTCCAGCATGCTCTCGCGGACGACCTCCGCCAGGCGCTCGAAGCGGCCGCCCAGCGTGTAGTCCCACTCGCGGCCGCCCGCGGTGATCACGCAGCCGCCGCGCTCGATGCGGCGGTCGGGATTGACGCTGACGATGTTCAGGTCGCGCAGCGTGTCGGCGTGGTCCTGGAGCGCCGCCACGTCGGCGGGGTTGGCGATGAGGTTGAAGCTGGTGCCCCGCTCGGCGCGGAAGATGATGGTCTCGACGGCCTTCAGCAGGACGTCGCGGTCCAGGACGACGGCCCGGCGCAGGATCTGTTCGGCCATGGCGATGGACAGTTCCACGGCGTTGCGGGCGACGTCGTGCATCTCGTCCGCGACGCGGGCCTGCACCTCGGCGGCCAGGCTGCGGATCGTCCCGTCGATCCCCCGGCGCCACTCCTCGTTCTCGAGGCGCAGCTGCCGGGAGACGTCGCCCCGCACCTCGGTCTCCACGAGCTTGAACAGGGTCTCGCGCTCCTGGGCGTCGAGACGGTGCAGGAAGCCGCCGAGCCCGTCGGCCGGGAAGTCCTCGACGAAGCTGAGGCCGCGCTCCGCCTGGAGATGCTCGTCGCCGGCCGCCGGCGCCTCCAGCACCGCCACGGCCCGGGAGGCCTCGGCGATGAGGTCGTCAGGAGACCATGGTCGCACTGCCGCCGCCCTTTCCGAGCGTGATGACGCCCTCGTCCATCAGGCGGCGCACGACGGCCACCATCTTCGACTGGGCCTCCTCGACGTCGGCCAGCGGGACGGCGCCCATGTACTCCTTGTCCTCCTTGATGCTCACGGTCGCGCGCTTGGACATGTTGCGGAAGATCTTCTCCTGGATGTTCTGCGGGGTCCCCTTCAGCGCCAGCGCCAGGTCCTTGCCCGGCACCTCCTTGAGCACGTCCTGGATGTAGCGGTCGTCCAGGTTGATCAGGTCCTCGAAGACGAACATCAGGTTCTTGATCTCGTTGGCGCACTCGTCGTCGATCTCGCGCATGTCGTCGATGATCTCGAGCCAGCTCTCCTGGTCGATCTCGTTCAGCAGCGCGGCCACCTGCTTGCGGCCGCCGAACTTCTTGGTGTCGCTGGAGTACTCGCCCTGCACGGCGGCGCTGACGATGTTCTCCACCACGCGCAGGGCCTCGCGGCTGGGCTTGTCCAGGATCGCCATGCGGTGGGCGATGCTGCCCTGCACGGACGGCGGCATCAGCTTCATGATCGGCCCGCTGAAGCGGGGGTCCACGTGGGACAGGACCAGGGCGATGGTCTGCGCGTTCTCGTTCTTGAGGTAGTTCATGACGGTCAGCGCGTCGACCTTCTTGAGGTTGTCGAAGCCGGCCAGCTCGCTGTAGCCGGTGGCGCGGTTCATGACCGAGTCGGCGGAGCGCTTGCCGAGGGCTTCCTCCAGGATCTCCAGGGCCGAGTTCTCGCCGCCGAACTCCACGCCCGCGGACTTGCGCCGCAGATCGACGAAATTCTCGATCGCCTGCGCCTTGTCCGCGGCGTCGACCATCTTGACCTCGGAGATCTCGGCCGTGATGCGGTCGATCATCTCCTCGGGCAGGCGCTTCATGATCTGGCCCGCCACCTTGGGGCCCAGTGAGATCATGAGGATCGCGATCTCGCGCATCGTGGTCACGTCGGTACCTTCCTAGCCGCGCGGGGACGCCGTGGCGCCCTCGGCTTCGTGGACCCAGGCCTGGACGAGGTCGGCGATCTCCTGCGGGCTCGCGCCCGCGTAGTCGCGGATCTCCTTCAGCTTGTTCTCGGTGCTGGTCACGCTCTCGTCGGTGTCGAGCAGGTCCGACTTCGTCTCGGCGAACTCCTCGCGGGTCACGCCCTGCGGGATCAGCTGCTGGCCCATCATGTCGCCGAGCGCCTTCTTCAGCCGCAGCGCCGTGAACAGGGCCAGGCCGAAGAGCAGGACCTTGCCTATCACCTGCGGCAGGGAGCCCGGCAGCGGCAGGCCGCCCAAGCCGCCCTTCTCCGCCTCCTCCTCTTCCGGCGCCCGGAACTGCATGTTGACGACCTCGATGCGGTCGCCCCGCTCCGCGCTCAGGCCCACCGCGGAGGTCACCACGCGCTGGATCTGCTGCAGCTCCTCGTCGCTCAGCGGCGTGTAGACGGGGGGCGCGTCGCCCTCCGCCTCCCCGTAGCGGCCGTCGACGAAGACGGCCACCGTCATGGACTTCACGTCGCCGACCTCGCCGACGACGGTTTCCACGACCTCGTTGATCTCGTAGTTGGTGACCGAAGTCTCGTTGTTGCCGTCCTGCGCGCCGCTGGCCTCGCTGCGCTCCTCGCTGCGCACGACGGTCTTCTCGGGGTCGAAGCTGTGGCGCTGCTGCTCGAGGCGGTCGAAGTCCAGCGTGGCGTCGACCCGGACGATCGAGCGGCCCGGGCCCAGGACGCGCGCCAGCATGGTCTCGGCCTTCTCGGTCAGGTAGGCGTCGACCTCCTTCTTCAGGGCGAGCTGCCCCTCGGACTGGCCGTACCCCTCGCCCTCGTAGCTCTCCGACAGCACGACGCCGTACTGGTCGAGCACCGCGACGTTCGGCAGTTCGAGCCCCTCGACGCTGCCGGAGACCAGGCTCTGGATGCCGCGGATCTGGTTGGGGGACAGCACGCTGCTCTGGCCGAGGGTGAGCACGACCGAAGCCGTGGCCGGCGCCTGCATCTTCTTGAAGATCGAGGGCTTCGGCATCACCAGGTGGACGCGGGCGGCGCGGATCCCCTGGATCGACTCGATGGTCTGGGTCAGCTCGCCCTCGAGCGCCCGCTTGTAGTTGACGTTCTGCAGGAACTCGGTCATGCCGTACTGCTTGCCGTCGAAGATGCCCCAGCCGACGGTGCCGCTCGAGGGGATCCCCTTGGCGGACAGGTCGACCCGCAGCTTGTGCACCATGCCCTCGGGCACCAGGATGGTCGTGCCGCCGTCCGTGAGCTCGGATTCGACGTTCTTCTTGTCCAGTTCGGAGATGGCCAGCGACGCGTCCTCGGGCGAGAGGTTGGTGAACAGGACGGTCTTCTCCTCGCTCTTGAGCCACGTCCCGAACATGCCCACGCTCAGGACCCCGGCGGCGACGATCGCCAGCATCAGGATCTTCTGGTTGAACGTGAAGCGGTCCGTGAAGACCTTCAAGGAGTCCAGCAGTTGCCTCATGACGCGTCCTCAGCTCCTCCGTGAGCGCCGCCGCGGCGCGGTGTCGTCGATCCGATCACATCTGCATCTGCATGACCTGCTGGTAGCTCTCCAGCAGGCGGTTGCGGACCTCGAGCATCAGCTCGAAGGCCAGCTGGGCTTCCTCCGCCGCGACCATGACGTCGTGGACCTCGCCCACCTGGCCGGTGACGGCTCCCTCGACCATGTCGTTGCGGTGCGTCTGGGCGCGGTCCACCGACTGGACCGCGGTCTTCAGGGCGTCGGCGAAGCTGGCGCCGCCGGTCGCCGGCGGGGCCGCCGCCGCGCCGCCGTAGGCCAGCCGCGGGTCGATCGTTCCCGGCATCCTCACGCTGGTGATGGCCACATCGTTCCCCCCGGTCAGATGTCCAGAGCCTTGCCGAACATGTCCTTGGCCGTCTGCACCGCCGAGACGTTCGCCTCGTAGGCCCGGCTCGCCGTGATCATGTCCACCATCTCGGTGATGACGTTGACGTTGGGCATCAGCACGTAGCCGTCCTGGTCCGCGTCCGGATGCCCGGGGTCGTAGACGACCTTGAATTCAGAGGCGTCGGGCGAGACCTCGACGCCGGTCTCCACCCCGCGCGGCATCAGCCCGCCGCCGGCGGCGTCGGCGCCGGCGAGGTGGGCGCGGTGGGTGCGGGACAGGCCGCCGGTCGCGCGCAGTTCGGGGGACGGCAGGGCCCGCTCGCCGAGACGCTCGGCCAGGGTCTGTTCGAAAACGACGCGCTCGCGCCGGTAGGGCGTGCCGTCGGCGGTCCGCGTGGTCTCGGCGTTGGCAAGATTCTTGGCGACCGTGTCCATTTTCGTGCGCATGCCGGACAAGCCGGTGCCGCTGATGTGGATGGATCGGAACAGTCCGTCGCTCACGTCACCCTCCCCTCGCGCTAGCGGACGCGGCCGCCGATGGCCTCGCGCAGCTGCGTGTACCTCATGCTCAGGACCCGGGTCGCCAGGCGGTAGGACAGGTCGGTCGTCGCCAGACGGGTCATCTCCCGGTCCACGTCCACGTCGTTGATGCCGTTGTCGTAGCCGTCTTCCTGCACGGCGACTTCCCCTTCGGTGTCCTCCAGGCTGCGCCGGCCCACGGGCAGGTGCGCTTCGTGGGTCCGGGTCCCGCCCAGGCTGCGGCCCTCCGCCTTGCGCAGCAGGTCCTCGAAACGGTATTCCTGGGCCCGGTAGCCCTGGGTCTCCACGTTGGCGATGTTCTCCGAGACCACCCGCTGGCGGCGCGAGTAGACGGTCAGCGCCTTCTTGAGGTCGCCGAGATGGGCCCGGTCGAAGATCGTGGTCGCCATCATGGTGGTGCCTGCCGCCTCCTGCATCTGGGGATCCCGGCCCCGCCGGGTCCGCAGGCCCTATCAAGTTCCGTTCCCGGTCGCCGTCAGGCGGCGCCGCGGGCCAGTTCGAGGAACAGCCGATCGTTCTCCGCTTCGACCAGGAGGATCTCCTCGATGAGCCCGCCCAGCTCTTGGAGCAGCCCCTGCAGGTCGGCGGCCGCCGGCAGGCCCCCGTGGCGACGCCGGTCCTGCCAGCTGCGCCGGGGCGCGGCCAGGAGCCGCTCCAGCCGCGCGACCTCGTCGAGACGGTCACGCTTGGCGGTCAGGACCCGGCGCACGGCGGCGAGGCTCTCGCCGCGGCGGATCATCACCGTCTGCTCGCGCGAGAGCCGCAGGACCTCGACGTAGAGCTCCCGTTCCCGGGCGTAGACCTGCAGCAGCACGGGCACGGGCGATTCCCGGCCCACCGCGCCGTCAGGGACGGCTGTCGAGTGCGTCGTCATGACGGACGACCCCCTTCCCCACGCCGACGAGTTGTTCGGCGCTGCCGGCGAGCGCCACGGCCCGCAGCTGCCAGGCCGCGACGGGGGCCGCCCCGGCGCTGCGCCGATAGAGTGCCGCCGCCCCCGCGTAGTCGCCGTCGCGCAGGGCGAAGTTGGCGAGCTGGTAGCTGGCCCAGAGCGGCGCCTCGCCGGTCGGCTGGACGGCCAGCATGCCGTAGAGGATCGCCGCGGCGCCGCCGCGGTCGGCCATGTAGAGCCCGTCCGGCAACGCGCGCACCACCCAGATCCGCTGCCAGCCCGCCAGCCCCGCCGCGGACTGCGCGCCCGAGACCAGCCGCAGCAGCAGCGGCACGGTCTCGGCGCGCCGGCCCTCAGCCACCAGGCAATAGGACTGCCAGAACAGCAATTCGGGGGTGAGCCGCTCGGGCTGAGCGGCCGCCTGGGCGAGCAGACGCCGCAGGTTCGGGCGGTCGTTGCGGGCCAGGTAGTGGCGGTAGGCGACGACGGCCGCGCCCTCGTTGTCGGCGAGGTCCCCGGCCGCCAGCAGGTCGCGGCAGCGCTCGTCGATGCGCAGGGAGTCGCCCGACAGCACGGCCGTGGCGAACATCTCGTGGGCGAGCTGACCGGTGGGCAGCGGCAAGCCGGCGGCCTGCTGGGCGATGGCGTACCAGCGCAGGGCCAGTTCGTACTGGCCGACGTCGCGGTAGTCGCGCGCCGCCGCCAGGGCGGACGCTTCCGTCTTGAAGCTCGAGGCGTCCCAGGCGTCGGTCAGGGCGTGCTCGCGCGCGCGCAACTCGCGGGTCAGGGAGGCCAGCCGCTCGGGGCTGCCCTGGACCAGGGCGTCGCGCGGCGACAGCCCCAGCGGGTACAGCCGGGAGGGAACGCTGTCCGCCGCCGCGACGGCCAGGTCCTGGACCCAGCAGCCGTAGCCCAGGACCGCCAGGGGGGTCAGCTCGTCGTCGGCCCGGGCCGGCCCGGGCGGCAGCACGGACATGAAGGCGATCCACACCAGGGGTCCGGCCCACGCCAGGGGACCGACGATCCGGCAGGGAATTGGGCGGCGACGCATGATTTCCGTGCTCCTGGAAGGGGTACCACGCCTTTCCCCCCACCGGTCGCAAGGGTCATGCCCTAGATTCCGCCCGCGAATTGTCGTCTCTGCCCTCGATGAGATGTGACCCGGGCCGCACATCCTGCCGAGACAGGGGTGTCCAGGAGGCCCTGGAGCCAGGATGGCGGAAGGGCCGGATGGCCAAGCGCTCCGGGCACACGAAGTGCCCGGAGCGCGTCCCCTGTCTCGGCTGGATGTGCGAACCCGAGCCTAAGTCTCAGCCTCGTCGGCGAGGTCGTCCTGCAGAGCCCCGTACTGCTTCAGCTTCTCCCGCAGCGTCTGCCGCGAGATGCCGAGGATCCGCGCGGCCTGCGACTTGTTGTTGCCGGTCTTCTCGAGCGTGTAGAGGATCTGCCGCTGTTCGACCTCCGACAGGGTGACCAGGCCCGCGTCGGGACCGCAGGTCGCCTCGGCGACGGTGCGCGGGTCGCGGCCGTCGGTGACGTGGGTGGGGAAGTGCTCCGCCCGCAGCTCCGCGGGCTCCTCGAGGATCATGATCCGCTTGAGCACGTTGCGCATCTCGCGCACGTTGCCGGGCCACGGGTACCGCTGCAGCACCGTCACCAGCGCCGCGTCGGGCGGGGCGGTGGCGAGGCCGAGGCTGGCGTTGAACTCGCGGACGAAGTGCCCCAACAGCACCCCGACGTCGTCGGGGCGCTCGCGCAGGGGCGGGATGTCGACCTCGACCACCTGCAGGCGGTAGTAGAGGTCGTTGCGGAAGGCGCCCTCGCGGATGGCCGCCTCGAGGTCGCGGTTGGTGGCGGCCACCACGCGGGCGTGGACCTGCTGCTCGTCCTTGCCGCCCACGCGGCGGAAGGTCCGGTTCTCGATGACGCGCAGCAGGCGGCTCTGCAGCAGGAAGCCCATCTCGCCGATCTCGTCCAGGAAGATGGTGCCGCCGGCGGCCAGCTCGAACAGGCCCTCCTTGCGCGCCTTGGCGTCGGTGAAGGCGCCCTTCTCGTGGCCCATCAGCTCGCTCTCGAGCAGGGTCTCGGGCACGGCCGCGCAGTTGATCTCCATGAAGGGCTCGCGCGCGTTGTCGCTGGTCTCGTGGATGGCGCGGGCGACGATCTCCTTGCCGCTGCCCGATTCGCCGCGGATCAGGATCGAGGTGTCGTTGCCGGCGCGGCTCTGGCCGACCTTCTCGAGCAGGTCGGCGATGCGCCGCAGGCCGGGGCAGGCGCGGATCAGGTCCATGTAGTAGGTGCTGCCCACGTGGACGGCCGCGGCGCGGCGCGGGCGGGAGGCCGGCGCGTCGCCGGACGGCTCGGGCGCCGCCTGGACGCGGGTCGCCTTCAGGGCCGCCGCGACCTGCTTGCGCATGACGCTCAGCTTGAACGGCTTCTGGATGAAGTCGTAAGCCCCCAGGCGCATGCACTCCACCGCCGTGTCGACGTCGCCGTAGGCCGTCATCATCAGGACCGGCGTGGCGCGGCCCGTGTTGCGCAGCGCCTTCAGCAGCTCGAGGCCGGACACGTTGGGCATCTTGAGGTCGGTGACCACCAGGTCGAAACCGCCGCCGTGCAGGCGCGCCAGGGCCTCCTCCCCCGTCTCGGCCGTCTCGGTCGCGAAGCCGTCGGCGGCCAGAGCCTCGGCCACGGACATGCGGATGGCGGCCTCGTCGTCCACGATCAGGATCCTGTGGCTCATGTCGACTCCTGTTCTCGGGCGTGGGCGCCGGCGTCGGCCGGCAGGAGGATCTCGAACACGGTGTCGCCGCCCTCGCGGCGGGCCCCGATCGCGCCGTGGTGGGCGGCGACGATCTTGCGGCAGAGCGAGAGGCCGAGGCCGGTCCCGGCGCTCTTGGTCGTGAAGAAGGGGCGGAACAGCTTGTCGTGGTCGGCCGGCGCGAAGCCCGCCCCGCGGTCGCGCACCGCCAGCCGGCAGGCCGGCGCGACCCGCGAGCCGCCGGTGTCCGGGTCCGCCAGCTCGCGCGGCGCGACGGCCGCGAGCTCGACCACGACCTCGCTGCCCGCGGGCGCCGCGTCCAGGGCGTTGAGCAGCAGGTTCAGGAGCACCTGGGTGAGCTGGGCCCCGTCGGCCGGCAGGACGACCGCCCCGGCGGGCAGCGCGGCCGACAGGACGACACCCGCCTGGCGGGCCCGGGCGCCGGCGAGTTCCAGGCAGTCGCGCACCAGGGGCACGAGGTCGACGGCCGCCAGGTCGGGCTCGTAGGGCCGCACGAAGTTCAGCATGCGCGTGATGGTGGCGTTGATGCGGTCCACTTCGCCGGTGATCACGTCGAGGTAGCGGCGGCGGCGGTCGTCGGCGCCGAGGCTGTCGGCCAGCAGCTCCGCCTGGGCGCTCAGGCCCATGAGCGGGTTGCGGATCTCGTGCGCCAGGGTCGCGGACATCTCGACCAGGCCCTGCAGCGACTCGGCGCGGCGCGTCGCGGCCGCCAGGCGCCGGGCCGGGCGCAGGTCCTCGAGCACGACCACCAGCCAGTTCTCGCCGGGGGTGCGCCCGCGCATGGCGCTGGACTGGACCAGCACGGGCAGGGACTCGTCGCCGGCGCGCAGCAGGCAGCCTTCGCCGCGGAACGGTTCGCCGTCGCCGCCGGCGAGGCGGGACAGCACCGTCCCCTCCCCTGGATCCAGGCGCAGCCGGGCGTCGAGGCAGAGCTCCGGCAGGTCATCGAGCCGGAAGGCGTCGCGGCGGAAGAAGCTCGCCGTCGGACGCTCGGCGCCGGCGGCGCGGCCGCGGCCGATCCCGTAGTCGGGTTCCGCCACGATGCGCGCCGCCTCGGGCACGCCGGTCAGGAACTCGCGGGCCGTGCGGTTGCAGTACACCGTGGCGCCGGTCTCGTCCAGGACCCAGATGCCGTTCTGGACCGTCTCGAGCACCCGGGAATTGAAGGCGCCCAGTTCGCGCATGCGGTCGAGGATCTGGGCCGACGCCACCTCTTCGGACAGGATCACCTGCACCGTGCGCAGGAAGGCCGGCACCGCGGCGGCCTCGCGCTCGCCGGGGTCGTAGCCCAGCAGCAGCAGGTAGCCCAGGCGCCGCCGCATGTGGTCCAGGGGCAGGGCGGTGACCGTCGGGCCCGTGACGCCGGGATCGCCCGACCTCAACACGAGGAGCGACTCGGGATCGCCGTCCTCCTGTTCCCGTTCGAGCCGCTCCAGGACCCGGCCCCAGGCCGGATCGTCCCAACGGTAGGTCTGGCGCGGGGCGAAGGGCGCATCCGGTCCGGGACGCAGCACCAGGGCGGCGCCCTCGGCGCCGATGAAGCCGGCCAGGGTCTTGAGGATGGACTCCAGCGTCCGGTCCCAGTTGCGCGCCGTGCTCAGCTCGCGGCCGAAGCTGTACAGCAGGGTGAGCTGGTTCATGTGGCGGCTGAGATCCTGGTTCGCCTCCTCGAGCCTGGCGTGGGAGTGCGCGAGGTCGAGGCCGGCGCGGGCCAGGTCGTCCTGGAGAAGCCTCTGGTGCTCCTTGAGACGACGGGTGGCCGCGACCTGCTGGTCCGCGAGCAGGCCGGATTCGAGCCGGCGCGCCGCGCGTCCGACGGCGCCGGCGAGCAGGCTTCGCCAGGCGTCGGGCGGCGCGTGGCTGGAGACGGCGTCCTGGAGGCCGGCGCGGAAGCAGGCGGCGAGGACGTCGGCCCGAAGCTCGTCGTAGACCAGGACCAGTTCGCAGTCCGGCAGCGCCCGGTGCAGATCGGCGATCGCGGCCGGATCGGCGCCCTCCGCCGGCGCCGCGGGCGCCAGCAAGACCAGCGCGGTGCGTCGTGGGCCGAGGAGCCGACGCACCGCCGACGGCGTCAGGCCGGGCGTGCAGACCGGGGCGACGGGCAGGTCCGGCCCGTCCC
This portion of the bacterium genome encodes:
- a CDS encoding FliI/YscN family ATPase encodes the protein MSLPWAETIKKVRRTDSVRGNGTVSGIKGLSVEILGLTAAVGTVCSIDVGRAAVPVLAEVVGFRDGCAVAMPYRTMDGVAPGQKAVVVANALTVPADERLLGRILDGLGTPIDGGPALAHLRERTVRADPPRALTRMRITEPMTTGVRSIDGLVTMAKGQRLGIFAGSGVGKSVLLGMLARNAEADVIVCALIGERGREVREFLERDLGPDGLARSVVVVVTSDENAVLRIKGAETALTIAEAFRDKGRNVLFLMDSVTRYAMALREIGLAAGEPPTTKGYTPSVYAMLPKLCERTGCSAEAAITAFFTVLIEGDDIHDPIGDAVRSILDGHIMLSRDLAREGHYPAVDVLGSISRLRNEVVAPEVRAAGTKLMRWLKALEDNRDLINIGAYVAGSDPLVDTALAKREPVRRFLCQEVAESSSWSDTVSSLMALTNGA
- a CDS encoding FliH/SctL family protein — its product is MRPWSPDDLIAEASRAVAVLEAPAAGDEHLQAERGLSFVEDFPADGLGGFLHRLDAQERETLFKLVETEVRGDVSRQLRLENEEWRRGIDGTIRSLAAEVQARVADEMHDVARNAVELSIAMAEQILRRAVVLDRDVLLKAVETIIFRAERGTSFNLIANPADVAALQDHADTLRDLNIVSVNPDRRIERGGCVITAGGREWDYTLGGRFERLAEVVRESMLEPPEENPGDET
- the fliG gene encoding flagellar motor switch protein FliG gives rise to the protein MREIAILMISLGPKVAGQIMKRLPEEMIDRITAEISEVKMVDAADKAQAIENFVDLRRKSAGVEFGGENSALEILEEALGKRSADSVMNRATGYSELAGFDNLKKVDALTVMNYLKNENAQTIALVLSHVDPRFSGPIMKLMPPSVQGSIAHRMAILDKPSREALRVVENIVSAAVQGEYSSDTKKFGGRKQVAALLNEIDQESWLEIIDDMREIDDECANEIKNLMFVFEDLINLDDRYIQDVLKEVPGKDLALALKGTPQNIQEKIFRNMSKRATVSIKEDKEYMGAVPLADVEEAQSKMVAVVRRLMDEGVITLGKGGGSATMVS
- the fliF gene encoding flagellar basal-body MS-ring/collar protein FliF — encoded protein: MRQLLDSLKVFTDRFTFNQKILMLAIVAAGVLSVGMFGTWLKSEEKTVLFTNLSPEDASLAISELDKKNVESELTDGGTTILVPEGMVHKLRVDLSAKGIPSSGTVGWGIFDGKQYGMTEFLQNVNYKRALEGELTQTIESIQGIRAARVHLVMPKPSIFKKMQAPATASVVLTLGQSSVLSPNQIRGIQSLVSGSVEGLELPNVAVLDQYGVVLSESYEGEGYGQSEGQLALKKEVDAYLTEKAETMLARVLGPGRSIVRVDATLDFDRLEQQRHSFDPEKTVVRSEERSEASGAQDGNNETSVTNYEINEVVETVVGEVGDVKSMTVAVFVDGRYGEAEGDAPPVYTPLSDEELQQIQRVVTSAVGLSAERGDRIEVVNMQFRAPEEEEAEKGGLGGLPLPGSLPQVIGKVLLFGLALFTALRLKKALGDMMGQQLIPQGVTREEFAETKSDLLDTDESVTSTENKLKEIRDYAGASPQEIADLVQAWVHEAEGATASPRG
- the fliE gene encoding flagellar hook-basal body complex protein FliE, whose product is MPGTIDPRLAYGGAAAAPPATGGASFADALKTAVQSVDRAQTHRNDMVEGAVTGQVGEVHDVMVAAEEAQLAFELMLEVRNRLLESYQQVMQMQM
- the flgC gene encoding flagellar basal body rod protein FlgC; amino-acid sequence: MSDGLFRSIHISGTGLSGMRTKMDTVAKNLANAETTRTADGTPYRRERVVFEQTLAERLGERALPSPELRATGGLSRTHRAHLAGADAAGGGLMPRGVETGVEVSPDASEFKVVYDPGHPDADQDGYVLMPNVNVITEMVDMITASRAYEANVSAVQTAKDMFGKALDI
- the flgB gene encoding flagellar basal body rod protein FlgB is translated as MQEAAGTTMMATTIFDRAHLGDLKKALTVYSRRQRVVSENIANVETQGYRAQEYRFEDLLRKAEGRSLGGTRTHEAHLPVGRRSLEDTEGEVAVQEDGYDNGINDVDVDREMTRLATTDLSYRLATRVLSMRYTQLREAIGGRVR
- a CDS encoding sigma-54 dependent transcriptional regulator, giving the protein MSHRILIVDDEAAIRMSVAEALAADGFATETAETGEEALARLHGGGFDLVVTDLKMPNVSGLELLKALRNTGRATPVLMMTAYGDVDTAVECMRLGAYDFIQKPFKLSVMRKQVAAALKATRVQAAPEPSGDAPASRPRRAAAVHVGSTYYMDLIRACPGLRRIADLLEKVGQSRAGNDTSILIRGESGSGKEIVARAIHETSDNAREPFMEINCAAVPETLLESELMGHEKGAFTDAKARKEGLFELAAGGTIFLDEIGEMGFLLQSRLLRVIENRTFRRVGGKDEQQVHARVVAATNRDLEAAIREGAFRNDLYYRLQVVEVDIPPLRERPDDVGVLLGHFVREFNASLGLATAPPDAALVTVLQRYPWPGNVREMRNVLKRIMILEEPAELRAEHFPTHVTDGRDPRTVAEATCGPDAGLVTLSEVEQRQILYTLEKTGNNKSQAARILGISRQTLREKLKQYGALQDDLADEAET
- a CDS encoding ATP-binding protein, translated to MTLVPPHRTGPRTDAAPADAPLLLIVAGRAVWDGPDLPVAPVCTPGLTPSAVRRLLGPRRTALVLLAPAAPAEGADPAAIADLHRALPDCELVLVYDELRADVLAACFRAGLQDAVSSHAPPDAWRSLLAGAVGRAARRLESGLLADQQVAATRRLKEHQRLLQDDLARAGLDLAHSHARLEEANQDLSRHMNQLTLLYSFGRELSTARNWDRTLESILKTLAGFIGAEGAALVLRPGPDAPFAPRQTYRWDDPAWGRVLERLEREQEDGDPESLLVLRSGDPGVTGPTVTALPLDHMRRRLGYLLLLGYDPGEREAAAVPAFLRTVQVILSEEVASAQILDRMRELGAFNSRVLETVQNGIWVLDETGATVYCNRTAREFLTGVPEAARIVAEPDYGIGRGRAAGAERPTASFFRRDAFRLDDLPELCLDARLRLDPGEGTVLSRLAGGDGEPFRGEGCLLRAGDESLPVLVQSSAMRGRTPGENWLVVVLEDLRPARRLAAATRRAESLQGLVEMSATLAHEIRNPLMGLSAQAELLADSLGADDRRRRYLDVITGEVDRINATITRMLNFVRPYEPDLAAVDLVPLVRDCLELAGARARQAGVVLSAALPAGAVVLPADGAQLTQVLLNLLLNALDAAPAGSEVVVELAAVAPRELADPDTGGSRVAPACRLAVRDRGAGFAPADHDKLFRPFFTTKSAGTGLGLSLCRKIVAAHHGAIGARREGGDTVFEILLPADAGAHAREQEST